In a genomic window of Zingiber officinale cultivar Zhangliang chromosome 9B, Zo_v1.1, whole genome shotgun sequence:
- the LOC122024014 gene encoding transcription factor MYB3R-1-like isoform X3 translates to MANNKGRGALKDEGSSSTDVHDANGNEIQRLRSLNGRTTGPTRRSTKGQWTTEEDTILCRAVQHFKGKNWKMIAECFPDRTDVQCLHRWQKVLNPELVKGPWSKEEDETIIEMVRKFGPKKWSAIAQALPGRIGKQCRERWHNHLKPSINREPWTQEEEVTLIHAHQIYGNKWAELTKCLPGRTDNAIKNHWNSSVKKKISSYLASELLSQFKGLSDAESPQLVDRQPQIESDRKETLEIADSLDHCETSSANLVCSQSGELANIAPVDDEMKFDADISGKNFLDSNFGMCMKYYACLEEYTSAVSEARCEVSASPILMSEEITATNTDEVIAYEFPNNSSVEISPKSLELAEISEYLKLCIRNNVSESALCLNLLDHANQNNLLACKTSFNNYPYGPGINHGSNEEMSVDLDIPSFVNLEYFSGVTSKTYRSSTMCSGKAFPSNSSYMPQNSHCNNLVTLVPPHQNTSDGSLHGCHIVDTREVFIGGQYPEVAADGSSQSKVTPLEENWQENCTPKHTDTEMSSASSNQKLMPSDDNTAVQSVEMPDSGALFYEPPRFPSLDIPFVSCDLISSGDLQQAYSPFGIRQMMMSSMSCSKPYSLWDSPPSGDSPEVLLKNAAKTFMCTPSIIKKRQRELSSPLAEQQTDKKPGKDMVHAPLCSFLMNHEEKSCIANGNNEAILDKTYLESTEGFFCSSSDNQWIEPVLLDEGKENIMPASYGTDGNIYECNSKDQGLFSPCGNESPSKLSSTKGSKSLKLETINGSENASSKGCSPLVVGKCTSTVDDITHLKIFDDTPCIKRGIESPSAWKSPLFMNSLLLGHAISSELMFEFSEHTAAVVAEAQELLRSGSAGKASKAQLENKKFLENGSHDREAENFSMPAKMMADARVLDFSGCGTPVKRSENLTTMNTETPMSPSSYLMKVST, encoded by the exons CTGAATGCTTTCCAGACAGGACTGACGTCCAATGCCTACATAGGTGGCAAAAGGTTTTGAATCCAGAGCTTGTGAAAGGACCATGGTCAAAGGAG GAAGATGAAACTATAATTGAAATGGTAAGAAAGTTTGGACCCAAAAAATGGTCAGCAATTGCGCAAGCATTACCTGGACGCATTGGGAAGCAGTGCAGGGAAAG GTGGCATAATCATCTTAAGCCCTCCATAAATAGGGAGCCatggacacaagaagaggaagtaACACTTATTCATGCTCATCAAATTTATGGAAACAAATGGGCAGAGTTAACAAAGTGTTTACCTGGCAG GACGGACAATGCAATAAAgaaccattggaatagttcagtaaaaaagaaaataagttcATACTTAGCATCAGAATTGCTTTCTCAGTTTAAAGGCCTTTCTGACGCTGAAAGTCCTCAGTTAGTTGATAGACAGCCACAGATTGAGAGTGATAGAAAAGAAACGTTAGAGATTGCGGATTCCTTAGATCATTGTGAAACTTCATCAGCTAATTTGGTTTGTTCTCAATCTGGAGAACTTGCCAACATAGCTCCAGTGGATGATGAAATGAAGTTTGATGCAGATATTAGTGGGAAAAATTTTCTGGACTCAAATTTTGGAATGTGCATGAAGTATTATGCATGTTTAGAGGAATATACTTCTGCTGTTTCTGAAGCACGATGTGAAGTATCAGCATCTCCAATCTTAATGTCAGAGGAGATAACAGCAACAAATACTGACGAAGTGATAGCATATGAGTTTCCAAACAATTCTTCAGTAGAAATTTCCCCAAAATCATTGGAGTTAGCAGAAATATCAGAATACCTGAAACTTTGCATTAGAAACAATGTAAGTGAATCTGCTTTGTGTTTAAATCTGTTAGATCATGCAAACCAAAATAACCTTTTGGCCTGCAAAACTAGTTTCAACAACTATCCTTATGGGCCAGGTATTAATCATGGAAGTAATGAGGAAATGTCTGTCGATCTTGATATTCCAAGCTTTGTGAATTTGGAGTATTTCTCAGGTGTCACTTCCAAAACTTACAGAAGTTCTACTATGTGTTCTGGTAAAGCGTTCCCTAGCAATTCATCATATATGCCCCAAAATTCCCATTGCAACAATTTGGTGACCTTAGTGCCTCCTCACCAAAATACAAGTGATGGAAGTTTACATGGCTGTCATATTGTCGATACCAGAGAAGTCTTTATTGGAGGTCAATATCCAGAGGTAGCAGCAGATGGTAGCAGTCAATCTAAGGTTACTCCACTGGAAGAAAACTGGCAGGAAAATTGCACTCCAAAGCACACAGATACAGAGATGAGTTCTGCTTCTTCTAATCAAAAGTTGATGCCTTCAGATGACAATACAGCTGTGCAATCAGTAGAGATGCCAGATTCTGGTGCTTTATTTTATGAACCACCACGCTTTCCAAGCTTAGATATTCCATTTGTCAGCTGTGATCTCATATCCTCTGGAGATCTTCAGCAAGCATATAGTCCCTTTGGAATTCGTCAGATGATGATGTCCTCAATGAGTTGTTCTAAACCATATAGCCTTTGGGATTCACCACCTAGTGGCGATTCACCTGAGGTCCTTTTAAAAAATGCTGCCAAAACTTTCATGTGTACACCATCTATTATAAAGAAACGACAACGTGAATTGTCATCACCTCTAGCAGAACAACAGACTGACAAGAAACCTGGTAAAGATATGGTGCATGCACCATTATGTTCATTCCTAATGAATCATGAGGAGAAATCTTGCATCGCTAATGGGAATAATGAAGCGATTTTGGATAAGACTTATTTGGAAAGTACTGAAGGGTTCTTTTGTTCTTCTTCAGATAACCAGTGGATTGAACCTGTCCTTTTGGATGAGGGCAAAGAAAACATAATGCCTGCTAGTTATGGAACAGATGGAAACATTTATGAG TGCAATTCCAAAGATCAAGGACTCTTTTCTCCATGTGGCAATGAAAGTCCTTCCAAGTTGTCATCTACCAAAGGTTCAAAGTCATTGAAACTTGAAACCATCAACGGATCAGAGAATGCATCAAGCAAAG GCTGTTCTCCTTTAGTGGTTGGAAAATGCACTTCAACTGTTGATGACATTACACACCTAAAAAT TTTTGATGATACCCCTTGCATTAAAAGAGGGATTGAATCTCCTTCAGCATGGAAGTCACCTTTGTTTATGAACTCTCTCCTTCTCGGGCATGCAATCAGTAGTGAACTTATGTTTGAG TTTAGCGAGCACACTGCTGCCGTAGTTGCAGAGGCCCAAGAGTTGCTGAGAAGTGGAAGTGCTGGCAAAGCATCGAAGGCACAATTGGAAAACAAGAAATTCTTAGAAAATGGCAGTCATGACAGAGAAGCAGAAAATTTTAGTATGCCAGCAAAAATGATG GCTGATGCCCGAGTTCTTGATTTTAGTGGATGTGGCACACCTGTTAAGAGATCAGAAAATCTAACAACAATGAATACAGAAACGCCCATGAGTCCTTCCTCATATCTTATGAAGGTCTCTACATAG
- the LOC122024014 gene encoding transcription factor MYB3R-1-like isoform X1: protein MANNKGRGALKDEGSSSTDVHDANGNEIQRLRSLNGRTTGPTRRSTKGQWTTEEDTILCRAVQHFKGKNWKMIAECFPDRTDVQCLHRWQKVLNPELVKGPWSKEEDETIIEMVRKFGPKKWSAIAQALPGRIGKQCRERWHNHLKPSINREPWTQEEEVTLIHAHQIYGNKWAELTKCLPGRTDNAIKNHWNSSVKKKISSYLASELLSQFKGLSDAESPQLVDRQPQIESDRKETLEIADSLDHCETSSANLVCSQSGELANIAPVDDEMKFDADISGKNFLDSNFGMCMKYYACLEEYTSAVSEARCEVSASPILMSEEITATNTDEVIAYEFPNNSSVEISPKSLELAEISEYLKLCIRNNVSESALCLNLLDHANQNNLLACKTSFNNYPYGPGINHGSNEEMSVDLDIPSFVNLEYFSGVTSKTYRSSTMCSGKAFPSNSSYMPQNSHCNNLVTLVPPHQNTSDGSLHGCHIVDTREVFIGGQYPEVAADGSSQSKVTPLEENWQENCTPKHTDTEMSSASSNQKLMPSDDNTAVQSVEMPDSGALFYEPPRFPSLDIPFVSCDLISSGDLQQAYSPFGIRQMMMSSMSCSKPYSLWDSPPSGDSPEVLLKNAAKTFMCTPSIIKKRQRELSSPLAEQQTDKKPGKDMVHAPLCSFLMNHEEKSCIANGNNEAILDKTYLESTEGFFCSSSDNQWIEPVLLDEGKENIMPASYGTDGNIYECNSKDQGLFSPCGNESPSKLSSTKGSKSLKLETINGSENASSKGCSPLVVGKCTSTVDDITHLKIFDDTPCIKRGIESPSAWKSPLFMNSLLLGHAISSELMFEDVGYFLSSADRSYDAVGLMLQFSEHTAAVVAEAQELLRSGSAGKASKAQLENKKFLENGSHDREAENFSMPAKMMADARVLDFSGCGTPVKRSENLTTMNTETPMSPSSYLMKVST, encoded by the exons CTGAATGCTTTCCAGACAGGACTGACGTCCAATGCCTACATAGGTGGCAAAAGGTTTTGAATCCAGAGCTTGTGAAAGGACCATGGTCAAAGGAG GAAGATGAAACTATAATTGAAATGGTAAGAAAGTTTGGACCCAAAAAATGGTCAGCAATTGCGCAAGCATTACCTGGACGCATTGGGAAGCAGTGCAGGGAAAG GTGGCATAATCATCTTAAGCCCTCCATAAATAGGGAGCCatggacacaagaagaggaagtaACACTTATTCATGCTCATCAAATTTATGGAAACAAATGGGCAGAGTTAACAAAGTGTTTACCTGGCAG GACGGACAATGCAATAAAgaaccattggaatagttcagtaaaaaagaaaataagttcATACTTAGCATCAGAATTGCTTTCTCAGTTTAAAGGCCTTTCTGACGCTGAAAGTCCTCAGTTAGTTGATAGACAGCCACAGATTGAGAGTGATAGAAAAGAAACGTTAGAGATTGCGGATTCCTTAGATCATTGTGAAACTTCATCAGCTAATTTGGTTTGTTCTCAATCTGGAGAACTTGCCAACATAGCTCCAGTGGATGATGAAATGAAGTTTGATGCAGATATTAGTGGGAAAAATTTTCTGGACTCAAATTTTGGAATGTGCATGAAGTATTATGCATGTTTAGAGGAATATACTTCTGCTGTTTCTGAAGCACGATGTGAAGTATCAGCATCTCCAATCTTAATGTCAGAGGAGATAACAGCAACAAATACTGACGAAGTGATAGCATATGAGTTTCCAAACAATTCTTCAGTAGAAATTTCCCCAAAATCATTGGAGTTAGCAGAAATATCAGAATACCTGAAACTTTGCATTAGAAACAATGTAAGTGAATCTGCTTTGTGTTTAAATCTGTTAGATCATGCAAACCAAAATAACCTTTTGGCCTGCAAAACTAGTTTCAACAACTATCCTTATGGGCCAGGTATTAATCATGGAAGTAATGAGGAAATGTCTGTCGATCTTGATATTCCAAGCTTTGTGAATTTGGAGTATTTCTCAGGTGTCACTTCCAAAACTTACAGAAGTTCTACTATGTGTTCTGGTAAAGCGTTCCCTAGCAATTCATCATATATGCCCCAAAATTCCCATTGCAACAATTTGGTGACCTTAGTGCCTCCTCACCAAAATACAAGTGATGGAAGTTTACATGGCTGTCATATTGTCGATACCAGAGAAGTCTTTATTGGAGGTCAATATCCAGAGGTAGCAGCAGATGGTAGCAGTCAATCTAAGGTTACTCCACTGGAAGAAAACTGGCAGGAAAATTGCACTCCAAAGCACACAGATACAGAGATGAGTTCTGCTTCTTCTAATCAAAAGTTGATGCCTTCAGATGACAATACAGCTGTGCAATCAGTAGAGATGCCAGATTCTGGTGCTTTATTTTATGAACCACCACGCTTTCCAAGCTTAGATATTCCATTTGTCAGCTGTGATCTCATATCCTCTGGAGATCTTCAGCAAGCATATAGTCCCTTTGGAATTCGTCAGATGATGATGTCCTCAATGAGTTGTTCTAAACCATATAGCCTTTGGGATTCACCACCTAGTGGCGATTCACCTGAGGTCCTTTTAAAAAATGCTGCCAAAACTTTCATGTGTACACCATCTATTATAAAGAAACGACAACGTGAATTGTCATCACCTCTAGCAGAACAACAGACTGACAAGAAACCTGGTAAAGATATGGTGCATGCACCATTATGTTCATTCCTAATGAATCATGAGGAGAAATCTTGCATCGCTAATGGGAATAATGAAGCGATTTTGGATAAGACTTATTTGGAAAGTACTGAAGGGTTCTTTTGTTCTTCTTCAGATAACCAGTGGATTGAACCTGTCCTTTTGGATGAGGGCAAAGAAAACATAATGCCTGCTAGTTATGGAACAGATGGAAACATTTATGAG TGCAATTCCAAAGATCAAGGACTCTTTTCTCCATGTGGCAATGAAAGTCCTTCCAAGTTGTCATCTACCAAAGGTTCAAAGTCATTGAAACTTGAAACCATCAACGGATCAGAGAATGCATCAAGCAAAG GCTGTTCTCCTTTAGTGGTTGGAAAATGCACTTCAACTGTTGATGACATTACACACCTAAAAAT TTTTGATGATACCCCTTGCATTAAAAGAGGGATTGAATCTCCTTCAGCATGGAAGTCACCTTTGTTTATGAACTCTCTCCTTCTCGGGCATGCAATCAGTAGTGAACTTATGTTTGAG GATGTAGGATATTTCTTGAGCTCAGCCGATAGAAGTTATGATGCCGTTGGTTTGATGCTGCAGTTTAGCGAGCACACTGCTGCCGTAGTTGCAGAGGCCCAAGAGTTGCTGAGAAGTGGAAGTGCTGGCAAAGCATCGAAGGCACAATTGGAAAACAAGAAATTCTTAGAAAATGGCAGTCATGACAGAGAAGCAGAAAATTTTAGTATGCCAGCAAAAATGATG GCTGATGCCCGAGTTCTTGATTTTAGTGGATGTGGCACACCTGTTAAGAGATCAGAAAATCTAACAACAATGAATACAGAAACGCCCATGAGTCCTTCCTCATATCTTATGAAGGTCTCTACATAG
- the LOC122024014 gene encoding transcription factor MYB3R-4-like isoform X4 has protein sequence MANNKGRGALKDEGSSSTDVHDANGNEIQRLRSLNGRTTGPTRRSTKGQWTTEEDTILCRAVQHFKGKNWKMIAECFPDRTDVQCLHRWQKVLNPELVKGPWSKEEDETIIEMVRKFGPKKWSAIAQALPGRIGKQCRERWHNHLKPSINREPWTQEEEVTLIHAHQIYGNKWAELTKCLPGRTDNAIKNHWNSSVKKKISSYLASELLSQFKGLSDAESPQLVDRQPQIESDRKETLEIADSLDHCETSSANLVCSQSGELANIAPVDDEMKFDADISGKNFLDSNFGMCMKYYACLEEYTSAVSEARCEVSASPILMSEEITATNTDEVIAYEFPNNSSVEISPKSLELAEISEYLKLCIRNNVSESALCLNLLDHANQNNLLACKTSFNNYPYGPGINHGSNEEMSVDLDIPSFVNLEYFSGVTSKTYRSSTMCSGKAFPSNSSYMPQNSHCNNLVTLVPPHQNTSDGSLHGCHIVDTREVFIGGQYPEVAADGSSQSKVTPLEENWQENCTPKHTDTEMSSASSNQKLMPSDDNTAVQSVEMPDSGALFYEPPRFPSLDIPFVSCDLISSGDLQQAYSPFGIRQMMMSSMSCSKPYSLWDSPPSGDSPEVLLKNAAKTFMCTPSIIKKRQRELSSPLAEQQTDKKPDNQWIEPVLLDEGKENIMPASYGTDGNIYECNSKDQGLFSPCGNESPSKLSSTKGSKSLKLETINGSENASSKGCSPLVVGKCTSTVDDITHLKIFDDTPCIKRGIESPSAWKSPLFMNSLLLGHAISSELMFEDVGYFLSSADRSYDAVGLMLQFSEHTAAVVAEAQELLRSGSAGKASKAQLENKKFLENGSHDREAENFSMPAKMMADARVLDFSGCGTPVKRSENLTTMNTETPMSPSSYLMKVST, from the exons CTGAATGCTTTCCAGACAGGACTGACGTCCAATGCCTACATAGGTGGCAAAAGGTTTTGAATCCAGAGCTTGTGAAAGGACCATGGTCAAAGGAG GAAGATGAAACTATAATTGAAATGGTAAGAAAGTTTGGACCCAAAAAATGGTCAGCAATTGCGCAAGCATTACCTGGACGCATTGGGAAGCAGTGCAGGGAAAG GTGGCATAATCATCTTAAGCCCTCCATAAATAGGGAGCCatggacacaagaagaggaagtaACACTTATTCATGCTCATCAAATTTATGGAAACAAATGGGCAGAGTTAACAAAGTGTTTACCTGGCAG GACGGACAATGCAATAAAgaaccattggaatagttcagtaaaaaagaaaataagttcATACTTAGCATCAGAATTGCTTTCTCAGTTTAAAGGCCTTTCTGACGCTGAAAGTCCTCAGTTAGTTGATAGACAGCCACAGATTGAGAGTGATAGAAAAGAAACGTTAGAGATTGCGGATTCCTTAGATCATTGTGAAACTTCATCAGCTAATTTGGTTTGTTCTCAATCTGGAGAACTTGCCAACATAGCTCCAGTGGATGATGAAATGAAGTTTGATGCAGATATTAGTGGGAAAAATTTTCTGGACTCAAATTTTGGAATGTGCATGAAGTATTATGCATGTTTAGAGGAATATACTTCTGCTGTTTCTGAAGCACGATGTGAAGTATCAGCATCTCCAATCTTAATGTCAGAGGAGATAACAGCAACAAATACTGACGAAGTGATAGCATATGAGTTTCCAAACAATTCTTCAGTAGAAATTTCCCCAAAATCATTGGAGTTAGCAGAAATATCAGAATACCTGAAACTTTGCATTAGAAACAATGTAAGTGAATCTGCTTTGTGTTTAAATCTGTTAGATCATGCAAACCAAAATAACCTTTTGGCCTGCAAAACTAGTTTCAACAACTATCCTTATGGGCCAGGTATTAATCATGGAAGTAATGAGGAAATGTCTGTCGATCTTGATATTCCAAGCTTTGTGAATTTGGAGTATTTCTCAGGTGTCACTTCCAAAACTTACAGAAGTTCTACTATGTGTTCTGGTAAAGCGTTCCCTAGCAATTCATCATATATGCCCCAAAATTCCCATTGCAACAATTTGGTGACCTTAGTGCCTCCTCACCAAAATACAAGTGATGGAAGTTTACATGGCTGTCATATTGTCGATACCAGAGAAGTCTTTATTGGAGGTCAATATCCAGAGGTAGCAGCAGATGGTAGCAGTCAATCTAAGGTTACTCCACTGGAAGAAAACTGGCAGGAAAATTGCACTCCAAAGCACACAGATACAGAGATGAGTTCTGCTTCTTCTAATCAAAAGTTGATGCCTTCAGATGACAATACAGCTGTGCAATCAGTAGAGATGCCAGATTCTGGTGCTTTATTTTATGAACCACCACGCTTTCCAAGCTTAGATATTCCATTTGTCAGCTGTGATCTCATATCCTCTGGAGATCTTCAGCAAGCATATAGTCCCTTTGGAATTCGTCAGATGATGATGTCCTCAATGAGTTGTTCTAAACCATATAGCCTTTGGGATTCACCACCTAGTGGCGATTCACCTGAGGTCCTTTTAAAAAATGCTGCCAAAACTTTCATGTGTACACCATCTATTATAAAGAAACGACAACGTGAATTGTCATCACCTCTAGCAGAACAACAGACTGACAAGAAACCTG ATAACCAGTGGATTGAACCTGTCCTTTTGGATGAGGGCAAAGAAAACATAATGCCTGCTAGTTATGGAACAGATGGAAACATTTATGAG TGCAATTCCAAAGATCAAGGACTCTTTTCTCCATGTGGCAATGAAAGTCCTTCCAAGTTGTCATCTACCAAAGGTTCAAAGTCATTGAAACTTGAAACCATCAACGGATCAGAGAATGCATCAAGCAAAG GCTGTTCTCCTTTAGTGGTTGGAAAATGCACTTCAACTGTTGATGACATTACACACCTAAAAAT TTTTGATGATACCCCTTGCATTAAAAGAGGGATTGAATCTCCTTCAGCATGGAAGTCACCTTTGTTTATGAACTCTCTCCTTCTCGGGCATGCAATCAGTAGTGAACTTATGTTTGAG GATGTAGGATATTTCTTGAGCTCAGCCGATAGAAGTTATGATGCCGTTGGTTTGATGCTGCAGTTTAGCGAGCACACTGCTGCCGTAGTTGCAGAGGCCCAAGAGTTGCTGAGAAGTGGAAGTGCTGGCAAAGCATCGAAGGCACAATTGGAAAACAAGAAATTCTTAGAAAATGGCAGTCATGACAGAGAAGCAGAAAATTTTAGTATGCCAGCAAAAATGATG GCTGATGCCCGAGTTCTTGATTTTAGTGGATGTGGCACACCTGTTAAGAGATCAGAAAATCTAACAACAATGAATACAGAAACGCCCATGAGTCCTTCCTCATATCTTATGAAGGTCTCTACATAG
- the LOC122024014 gene encoding transcription factor MYB3R-1-like isoform X5: protein MANNKGRGALKDEGSSSTDVHDANGNEIQRLRSLNGRTTGPTRRSTKGQWTTEEDTILCRAVQHFKGKNWKMIAECFPDRTDVQCLHRWQKVLNPELVKGPWSKEEDETIIEMVRKFGPKKWSAIAQALPGRIGKQCRERWHNHLKPSINREPWTQEEEVTLIHAHQIYGNKWAELTKCLPGRTDNAIKNHWNSSVKKKISSYLASELLSQFKGLSDAESPQLVDRQPQIESDRKETLEIADSLDHCETSSANLVCSQSGELANIAPVDDEMKFDADISGKNFLDSNFGMCMKYYACLEEYTSAVSEARCEVSASPILMSEEITATNTDEVIAYEFPNNSSVEISPKSLELAEISEYLKLCIRNNVSESALCLNLLDHANQNNLLACKTSFNNYPYGPGINHGSNEEMSVDLDIPSFVNLEYFSGVTSKTYRSSTMCSGKAFPSNSSYMPQNSHCNNLVTLVPPHQNTSDGSLHGCHIVDTREVFIGGQYPEVAADGSSQSKVTPLEENWQENCTPKHTDTEMSSASSNQKLMPSDDNTAVQSVEMPDSGALFYEPPRFPSLDIPFVSCDLISSGDLQQAYSPFGIRQMMMSSMSCSKPYSLWDSPPSGDSPEVLLKNAAKTFMCTPSIIKKRQRELSSPLAEQQTDKKPGKDMVHAPLCSFLMNHEEKSCIANGNNEAILDKTYLESTEGFFCSSSDNQWIEPVLLDEGKENIMPASYGTDGNIYEDVGYFLSSADRSYDAVGLMLQFSEHTAAVVAEAQELLRSGSAGKASKAQLENKKFLENGSHDREAENFSMPAKMMADARVLDFSGCGTPVKRSENLTTMNTETPMSPSSYLMKVST, encoded by the exons CTGAATGCTTTCCAGACAGGACTGACGTCCAATGCCTACATAGGTGGCAAAAGGTTTTGAATCCAGAGCTTGTGAAAGGACCATGGTCAAAGGAG GAAGATGAAACTATAATTGAAATGGTAAGAAAGTTTGGACCCAAAAAATGGTCAGCAATTGCGCAAGCATTACCTGGACGCATTGGGAAGCAGTGCAGGGAAAG GTGGCATAATCATCTTAAGCCCTCCATAAATAGGGAGCCatggacacaagaagaggaagtaACACTTATTCATGCTCATCAAATTTATGGAAACAAATGGGCAGAGTTAACAAAGTGTTTACCTGGCAG GACGGACAATGCAATAAAgaaccattggaatagttcagtaaaaaagaaaataagttcATACTTAGCATCAGAATTGCTTTCTCAGTTTAAAGGCCTTTCTGACGCTGAAAGTCCTCAGTTAGTTGATAGACAGCCACAGATTGAGAGTGATAGAAAAGAAACGTTAGAGATTGCGGATTCCTTAGATCATTGTGAAACTTCATCAGCTAATTTGGTTTGTTCTCAATCTGGAGAACTTGCCAACATAGCTCCAGTGGATGATGAAATGAAGTTTGATGCAGATATTAGTGGGAAAAATTTTCTGGACTCAAATTTTGGAATGTGCATGAAGTATTATGCATGTTTAGAGGAATATACTTCTGCTGTTTCTGAAGCACGATGTGAAGTATCAGCATCTCCAATCTTAATGTCAGAGGAGATAACAGCAACAAATACTGACGAAGTGATAGCATATGAGTTTCCAAACAATTCTTCAGTAGAAATTTCCCCAAAATCATTGGAGTTAGCAGAAATATCAGAATACCTGAAACTTTGCATTAGAAACAATGTAAGTGAATCTGCTTTGTGTTTAAATCTGTTAGATCATGCAAACCAAAATAACCTTTTGGCCTGCAAAACTAGTTTCAACAACTATCCTTATGGGCCAGGTATTAATCATGGAAGTAATGAGGAAATGTCTGTCGATCTTGATATTCCAAGCTTTGTGAATTTGGAGTATTTCTCAGGTGTCACTTCCAAAACTTACAGAAGTTCTACTATGTGTTCTGGTAAAGCGTTCCCTAGCAATTCATCATATATGCCCCAAAATTCCCATTGCAACAATTTGGTGACCTTAGTGCCTCCTCACCAAAATACAAGTGATGGAAGTTTACATGGCTGTCATATTGTCGATACCAGAGAAGTCTTTATTGGAGGTCAATATCCAGAGGTAGCAGCAGATGGTAGCAGTCAATCTAAGGTTACTCCACTGGAAGAAAACTGGCAGGAAAATTGCACTCCAAAGCACACAGATACAGAGATGAGTTCTGCTTCTTCTAATCAAAAGTTGATGCCTTCAGATGACAATACAGCTGTGCAATCAGTAGAGATGCCAGATTCTGGTGCTTTATTTTATGAACCACCACGCTTTCCAAGCTTAGATATTCCATTTGTCAGCTGTGATCTCATATCCTCTGGAGATCTTCAGCAAGCATATAGTCCCTTTGGAATTCGTCAGATGATGATGTCCTCAATGAGTTGTTCTAAACCATATAGCCTTTGGGATTCACCACCTAGTGGCGATTCACCTGAGGTCCTTTTAAAAAATGCTGCCAAAACTTTCATGTGTACACCATCTATTATAAAGAAACGACAACGTGAATTGTCATCACCTCTAGCAGAACAACAGACTGACAAGAAACCTGGTAAAGATATGGTGCATGCACCATTATGTTCATTCCTAATGAATCATGAGGAGAAATCTTGCATCGCTAATGGGAATAATGAAGCGATTTTGGATAAGACTTATTTGGAAAGTACTGAAGGGTTCTTTTGTTCTTCTTCAGATAACCAGTGGATTGAACCTGTCCTTTTGGATGAGGGCAAAGAAAACATAATGCCTGCTAGTTATGGAACAGATGGAAACATTTATGAG GATGTAGGATATTTCTTGAGCTCAGCCGATAGAAGTTATGATGCCGTTGGTTTGATGCTGCAGTTTAGCGAGCACACTGCTGCCGTAGTTGCAGAGGCCCAAGAGTTGCTGAGAAGTGGAAGTGCTGGCAAAGCATCGAAGGCACAATTGGAAAACAAGAAATTCTTAGAAAATGGCAGTCATGACAGAGAAGCAGAAAATTTTAGTATGCCAGCAAAAATGATG GCTGATGCCCGAGTTCTTGATTTTAGTGGATGTGGCACACCTGTTAAGAGATCAGAAAATCTAACAACAATGAATACAGAAACGCCCATGAGTCCTTCCTCATATCTTATGAAGGTCTCTACATAG